Proteins encoded in a region of the Pseudomonas shahriarae genome:
- a CDS encoding dTMP kinase yields the protein MNPPLFVSLDGPKGTGKTTLLEAVTKVLRADAKTVIRLCEKKSDPFRRETMTLVNKLVRNPCRDLELQVCERLADSRAWISRQVLTKQPPGSIVLIDRWYPSDAAFRRIVPFADILQLNIDRNVQVPDLHVGIVTAPEVSWARAAARRRGLSSTVMHTLEEHVACTQAFERAVADQGWVLCRNEGTLEEATLQVVSEIYRVLACS from the coding sequence ATGAATCCTCCGCTGTTTGTTTCTCTGGATGGGCCCAAGGGCACCGGCAAAACCACACTGTTGGAAGCCGTTACGAAAGTACTGAGGGCAGACGCCAAAACGGTAATCCGACTTTGCGAGAAAAAAAGCGATCCCTTTAGACGGGAAACAATGACCCTCGTTAACAAGCTGGTGAGAAATCCCTGCCGGGATCTGGAGTTGCAGGTGTGTGAACGCCTTGCGGATAGCCGTGCATGGATTTCCCGACAGGTGCTGACTAAACAACCTCCGGGCAGCATTGTGTTGATTGATCGCTGGTACCCGTCTGATGCCGCGTTTCGGCGCATAGTCCCGTTTGCAGACATTCTCCAGTTGAACATTGATCGCAACGTGCAAGTGCCAGACTTGCACGTCGGGATTGTCACCGCCCCTGAAGTTTCATGGGCGAGGGCCGCAGCACGACGGCGCGGGCTGAGCAGTACTGTGATGCATACGCTGGAAGAACATGTTGCCTGTACCCAGGCGTTCGAGCGAGCGGTTGCAGATCAAGGCTGGGTTTTATGCCGCAACGAGGGAACGCTTGAAGAGGCAACATTGCAGGTTGTTTCTGAGATTTATCGCGTGCTTGCCTGCTCATAA
- a CDS encoding DUF6482 family protein: MNLQALTERAAKGEIRELELLSLEGGFYLARIRLDHGQFTLLDDAAKPMRLRSTTHLRDLLQTVPAFPCVLVQQCAHDEMCGRDSGPVEELRIPFSLTTPL, translated from the coding sequence TTGAATTTGCAAGCACTGACCGAGCGGGCCGCGAAGGGCGAAATACGCGAGCTGGAGTTGCTGTCACTCGAAGGTGGTTTTTATCTGGCACGAATCCGCCTGGATCACGGCCAGTTCACCCTGCTTGATGATGCGGCCAAGCCGATGCGCCTGCGGTCGACCACCCACCTGCGCGACTTGCTGCAGACCGTGCCGGCATTTCCTTGCGTGCTGGTGCAGCAATGCGCGCACGACGAAATGTGCGGCCGGGATTCAGGGCCTGTCGAGGAGCTGCGTATCCCGTTTTCGCTCACCACGCCATTATGA
- a CDS encoding SDR family NAD(P)-dependent oxidoreductase, giving the protein MNSPFEMNSLGDGYRALVIGASGALGTAFCRLLKEDPRCSVVRELTRHSLPELDLEEPESIAKAAAELAGEAPYQLILHAAGLLHRKEIKPEKSYSAIEADAFQAVFQVNALGPALVLRHFLPLLDPRGAMAVLSAKVGSIGDNRLGGWYAYRASKAALNMLIKTAAIELARTRPQTRLLSLHPGTVISGLSQPFRGASAARPAHIAARELLSLIDRLTAADSGNFFAYNGERLPW; this is encoded by the coding sequence ATGAACAGCCCCTTCGAAATGAACTCCCTTGGCGACGGCTATCGCGCCTTAGTGATAGGCGCCAGTGGAGCCCTTGGCACGGCGTTTTGTCGGTTGCTCAAAGAAGATCCACGCTGCTCGGTTGTTCGCGAACTGACGCGTCATAGTCTTCCGGAGTTGGATCTGGAAGAGCCCGAGAGTATCGCCAAAGCCGCCGCCGAATTAGCTGGAGAAGCCCCGTACCAGTTAATCCTGCATGCTGCGGGCCTGCTCCATCGCAAAGAAATCAAGCCGGAAAAGAGTTACTCCGCCATTGAGGCGGATGCGTTTCAGGCAGTGTTCCAGGTCAACGCCCTGGGACCAGCGCTTGTTTTGCGTCACTTTTTGCCATTGCTCGACCCTCGTGGCGCGATGGCGGTGCTTTCGGCCAAGGTTGGCAGCATCGGCGATAACCGTTTGGGCGGCTGGTATGCATATCGCGCCTCCAAGGCCGCGTTGAACATGTTGATTAAAACCGCGGCGATCGAACTGGCGCGAACCCGCCCGCAAACCCGCTTGCTGAGCCTGCATCCAGGCACCGTTATTTCAGGCCTTTCACAGCCCTTTCGTGGTGCATCGGCAGCCAGGCCGGCACACATTGCTGCCCGCGAGTTGTTATCGCTGATTGACCGTCTGACTGCTGCCGACAGCGGCAATTTTTTTGCTTATAACGGCGAGCGCCTACCCTGGTAG
- a CDS encoding thiol-disulfide oxidoreductase DCC family protein, which produces MYNKNPWPLTLYFDGNCPLCAREIKILRRHATEGRLLFIDLNSAEFDAKALGFTFEHMQSVLHARFADGRWVEGLDATLWSWRAAGLGFWASPLTWRALRPLLAFGYQLFCRLRPHLAWLPHPDGRRRCVDNRCAVPESQHAPDASDTLKTRQP; this is translated from the coding sequence ATGTACAACAAAAATCCTTGGCCACTGACGCTGTACTTTGACGGTAACTGTCCATTGTGCGCGCGGGAAATCAAGATCCTGCGCCGACACGCCACAGAGGGCCGACTGCTATTTATTGACTTAAACAGCGCTGAATTTGACGCCAAGGCCCTTGGCTTTACGTTCGAGCACATGCAGTCCGTACTTCACGCCCGTTTCGCCGACGGCCGCTGGGTTGAAGGCTTGGACGCCACCCTATGGAGCTGGCGTGCCGCCGGCCTGGGATTCTGGGCCAGCCCCCTGACCTGGCGTGCACTTCGACCGCTGCTGGCGTTCGGTTATCAGCTGTTCTGCCGCTTGCGCCCCCATTTGGCGTGGTTGCCTCACCCGGATGGGCGACGTCGATGTGTCGATAACCGTTGCGCAGTGCCGGAATCACAACACGCACCCGACGCGTCGGACACCTTGAAAACGAGGCAGCCTTAG
- a CDS encoding chalcone isomerase family protein — protein MATRNDSLVRHLICIALMLQSADIFADWREAVPNAHLLGSGDMRVFGFSVYSAQFWSPRLIAGEPLVADAPFALELTYSRAISRDDLVEASIKEIRRLSPYGLNSELMGRWEREMQHAFVNVRAGDRITGVYVPGEGVRFYFGDNLRRVVRDEAFAKAFFAIWLDPRTRNPELRAQLLGGSKPGGR, from the coding sequence ATGGCTACGCGCAACGATAGCTTGGTCCGCCACCTTATCTGTATTGCTCTTATGCTCCAGAGCGCGGACATATTTGCCGATTGGCGTGAGGCGGTCCCCAATGCCCATCTGTTGGGCAGCGGGGATATGCGAGTATTCGGTTTCTCGGTCTACAGCGCGCAGTTCTGGAGCCCACGCCTGATCGCCGGTGAGCCGCTGGTTGCAGATGCACCTTTTGCGCTTGAACTCACCTACAGCCGCGCTATTAGCCGCGACGATCTAGTCGAGGCCAGCATCAAGGAAATCCGTCGCTTGTCACCCTACGGCCTGAACTCAGAGCTGATGGGCCGCTGGGAGCGGGAAATGCAGCACGCGTTCGTCAATGTGCGCGCAGGCGACCGCATCACGGGCGTTTATGTTCCTGGAGAGGGCGTACGGTTTTACTTCGGCGACAACCTAAGGCGCGTGGTGAGGGATGAAGCTTTCGCCAAAGCCTTTTTTGCCATCTGGCTTGACCCCCGAACACGCAACCCGGAGCTGCGAGCCCAGTTGCTGGGTGGATCCAAACCCGGGGGGCGTTGA
- a CDS encoding EAL domain-containing protein codes for MPRNIAFSTFVSVGCAECRNLEGLGFDFIMAFQPIVNVRTRTTFAYEALVRGVNGESAASILDQVNDDNRYRFDQACRVKAIERATELGLLGIPDCKLSINFLPNAVYRPETCIRATLEAARLFGFPPERLMFEVTEGERVDDPMHLKGIFEEYNRQGFTTSIDDFGSGYSGLNLLAMFQPHVLKIDMALTRNIDKDPVRIAIVEGIVLVANRLNIVVVAEGIETRDESDALLRLGIDLMQGYLFARPDTFQLPLPIYS; via the coding sequence ATGCCCCGTAATATTGCGTTCTCTACGTTCGTATCAGTCGGCTGCGCAGAGTGCCGAAATCTAGAAGGGTTGGGGTTCGATTTCATAATGGCATTCCAGCCAATCGTTAACGTAAGAACGCGCACAACCTTCGCCTATGAAGCCCTTGTACGCGGGGTGAACGGTGAGTCGGCGGCGAGCATCTTGGATCAGGTTAATGACGACAACCGATACCGCTTTGACCAAGCATGCCGAGTCAAGGCTATCGAGAGAGCGACGGAACTAGGTTTGCTGGGCATTCCAGACTGCAAGCTCAGTATCAATTTTTTGCCAAATGCTGTGTATCGACCCGAAACCTGCATTCGAGCCACTCTGGAGGCTGCCAGGCTGTTTGGGTTCCCTCCAGAGAGGCTAATGTTCGAAGTGACCGAAGGTGAGCGTGTTGATGACCCTATGCATCTAAAGGGGATTTTCGAAGAGTACAATCGTCAAGGTTTCACTACATCTATCGACGATTTCGGCTCGGGTTACTCGGGGTTGAATTTATTGGCGATGTTCCAACCTCATGTGCTAAAAATTGACATGGCTCTCACAAGAAACATTGACAAAGACCCAGTTAGAATTGCAATAGTCGAAGGTATTGTTTTAGTCGCAAACCGTTTAAATATAGTGGTTGTGGCCGAAGGTATTGAAACCCGTGATGAGAGTGATGCATTACTCCGCTTAGGCATAGATCTTATGCAAGGGTACCTCTTCGCACGACCTGATACATTTCAACTACCGCTCCCAATTTATTCCTAA
- a CDS encoding DUF2256 domain-containing protein: protein MKKSELPVKTCMTCGLPFLWRKKWARCWEEVRYCSERCRRSNPAQC from the coding sequence TTGAAAAAGAGTGAACTCCCGGTCAAAACCTGCATGACTTGCGGCCTTCCCTTCCTATGGAGGAAGAAATGGGCGCGCTGCTGGGAGGAAGTTCGTTACTGTTCTGAGCGCTGCCGGCGTAGTAATCCTGCCCAGTGCTGA
- a CDS encoding cryptochrome/photolyase family protein has protein sequence MSKIRRLCLVLGDQLSWDLASLQGLDPERDAVLLVEVMEEASHVPHHPQKIALIFSAMRHFAEALKKSGIRVYYVSLDDPHNSGSVPGELRRWHSRLQPQQLHLTECGDWRLEQSLKDCRLTIQWHSDSRFLCTRGEFSSWAEGKKQLRMEFFYREMRRKSGLLLNGDRSPVGGAWNFDAENRKALPKGVRAPSPMRFSADAITQEVLALVAKNFSGHYGALDTFDYPVTHADAQALWDYFLDWGLAAFGDYQDAMASDEPFLFHARISAALNIGLLDLRQLCSDVEAAYWAQRIPLNAAEGFIRQLIGWREYVRGIYWLKMPEYADGNEFSNTRLLPEFYWTGETKMNCMRQAINQSLKHAYAHHIQRLMVTGNFALLAGIAPSQICEWYLAIYMDAFDWVELPNTLGMVMHADGGYMGSKPYCASGQYIKRMSDYCRGCAYKVSESTTDDACPFNALYWHFLIRHSDRLRSNHRMGMQYKNLDRMPESKQQALWQRGQLLLANLDDGESL, from the coding sequence ATGAGTAAGATTCGCCGACTGTGCCTGGTGCTGGGCGACCAACTGTCTTGGGACTTGGCTTCATTACAGGGGCTGGATCCCGAGCGCGATGCGGTGTTGCTGGTCGAGGTGATGGAGGAAGCAAGCCATGTGCCCCATCACCCACAAAAAATCGCGCTGATCTTCAGTGCGATGCGCCATTTTGCCGAGGCGTTGAAGAAGAGCGGTATCCGTGTGTACTACGTCAGCCTGGATGATCCGCACAACAGTGGATCGGTGCCCGGCGAGTTACGGCGCTGGCACTCACGGCTTCAACCACAGCAACTGCACCTGACTGAATGCGGTGACTGGCGCCTGGAGCAGTCGCTCAAGGACTGTCGCTTAACGATCCAGTGGCATAGCGATAGCCGTTTTCTCTGCACCCGCGGCGAATTTTCGTCTTGGGCCGAGGGCAAAAAGCAGCTGCGGATGGAGTTCTTCTACCGCGAGATGCGGCGCAAAAGTGGCTTGTTGCTTAATGGCGACCGCAGCCCGGTCGGTGGCGCCTGGAACTTTGATGCCGAAAACCGCAAGGCGTTGCCCAAAGGTGTGAGAGCGCCCTCACCCATGCGCTTTTCGGCCGATGCCATCACCCAGGAAGTGCTGGCGCTGGTGGCAAAAAACTTCTCCGGCCACTATGGCGCCCTAGACACCTTCGACTACCCGGTAACCCACGCCGATGCCCAAGCCTTGTGGGATTACTTTCTCGATTGGGGCCTGGCTGCGTTCGGCGACTACCAGGATGCGATGGCCAGTGACGAACCCTTCCTGTTTCATGCGCGGATCAGCGCCGCGCTAAATATCGGCCTGCTGGATCTGCGCCAGTTGTGCAGCGACGTCGAAGCCGCGTACTGGGCGCAGCGGATTCCGCTGAACGCTGCCGAAGGCTTCATTCGTCAACTGATCGGTTGGCGGGAATACGTCCGAGGCATCTACTGGTTGAAGATGCCTGAATATGCCGACGGAAATGAATTCAGCAACACAAGGTTGCTTCCAGAGTTCTACTGGACAGGCGAAACGAAGATGAACTGCATGCGCCAAGCCATTAACCAAAGCCTTAAGCATGCCTACGCTCATCACATCCAACGGCTAATGGTTACCGGCAATTTCGCTTTGCTCGCAGGTATCGCGCCGAGTCAAATATGTGAGTGGTATCTGGCAATCTACATGGACGCGTTCGACTGGGTGGAGTTGCCCAACACACTTGGTATGGTCATGCATGCAGACGGCGGCTACATGGGATCTAAGCCTTACTGTGCGAGCGGCCAATACATCAAACGCATGTCCGATTATTGTCGTGGCTGCGCATACAAGGTGAGCGAAAGCACCACAGATGACGCCTGCCCTTTCAATGCGCTTTATTGGCACTTCCTGATACGTCACAGCGATCGCCTGCGCAGCAATCACCGTATGGGCATGCAGTATAAAAACCTCGACCGAATGCCTGAATCAAAGCAGCAAGCGCTCTGGCAACGTGGTCAATTGTTGCTCGCAAACTTAGATGACGGTGAATCACTTTGA
- the folE gene encoding GTP cyclohydrolase I FolE: MNTSIAEHYREILVGVGENPEREGLLDTPKRAAKAMQYLCNGYTISLEDLINGALFESQNDEMVIVRDIELYSLCEHHLLPFIGKAHVAYIPTGRVLGLSKVARVVDMFARRLQIQENLTKQIADAIAHITDAAGVAVVIEAKHMCMMMRGVEKQNSVMTTSVMLGAFRESSATRLEFLQLIGQRS, encoded by the coding sequence ATGAACACATCAATAGCCGAGCATTACCGTGAAATTCTCGTCGGCGTCGGCGAGAACCCTGAGCGTGAAGGACTGCTGGATACTCCCAAGCGTGCAGCCAAAGCGATGCAGTACCTGTGCAATGGCTACACGATCAGTCTAGAGGATTTGATCAACGGCGCATTGTTCGAATCGCAAAACGACGAAATGGTCATCGTGCGCGACATCGAACTGTATTCGTTGTGTGAGCATCACCTGCTCCCCTTCATCGGCAAGGCTCATGTCGCCTACATCCCCACTGGGCGGGTGCTGGGCCTGTCAAAAGTCGCCCGGGTCGTCGATATGTTCGCCCGCCGCTTACAGATCCAGGAAAACCTTACAAAGCAAATTGCCGACGCTATTGCACACATCACTGATGCGGCCGGCGTGGCCGTGGTCATTGAGGCAAAGCACATGTGCATGATGATGCGGGGCGTGGAGAAACAAAACTCGGTGATGACCACCTCCGTGATGCTGGGCGCCTTTCGCGAGTCGTCCGCTACGCGGCTGGAGTTCCTGCAACTGATTGGGCAACGCAGTTAA
- a CDS encoding DUF3833 domain-containing protein, translating into MLKVLIVLLSIGLASCSRVDVHTYRQEMPILELRDFFEGRVEAWGMFQKRSGEVVKRFHVEINGQSEGNKLILDESFTYSDGTKQKRVWTLTPVGHNQWRGTADDVVGEARGEMAGNTLRWKYVLSLPVDGKEYQVELDDWMYLMDKNTMINRSFMTKFGVEVGQITLFFRKQP; encoded by the coding sequence ATGTTAAAGGTATTGATAGTTCTGCTAAGCATTGGTCTCGCGAGTTGCAGCCGGGTAGATGTGCATACTTACCGCCAGGAGATGCCCATCCTTGAGCTACGCGATTTTTTCGAGGGGCGGGTCGAAGCTTGGGGCATGTTTCAAAAGCGATCAGGTGAGGTGGTCAAGCGCTTCCACGTGGAGATCAATGGCCAGTCCGAAGGCAATAAGTTAATACTCGATGAGTCATTTACTTACAGCGATGGCACTAAACAAAAACGGGTGTGGACGCTAACGCCAGTTGGTCATAACCAATGGCGCGGAACCGCTGACGACGTGGTGGGGGAAGCGCGTGGTGAGATGGCAGGCAATACCCTGCGCTGGAAATACGTACTTAGCCTTCCTGTGGATGGTAAGGAGTATCAGGTTGAATTAGACGACTGGATGTACCTTATGGACAAGAACACCATGATCAATCGCTCGTTCATGACCAAATTCGGAGTGGAGGTAGGCCAGATCACTTTGTTCTTCCGTAAGCAACCTTGA
- a CDS encoding cell wall hydrolase codes for MTLQNALMCLALNIYHEARGEPLEGQIAVAMVTMNRADWQTSGICQVVYERNQFSWTNRASRFPPEEHDAWAKAKRVATRVIEGRHDDITYGATHFHSRAVRPVWRNSLKKTATIGQHVFYVQR; via the coding sequence ATGACATTGCAGAACGCGCTGATGTGCCTGGCGCTCAATATTTATCATGAGGCACGCGGTGAGCCGCTTGAGGGGCAGATCGCGGTGGCGATGGTTACGATGAACCGTGCCGACTGGCAAACCTCGGGGATTTGCCAAGTTGTGTATGAACGCAATCAGTTTTCCTGGACTAATCGTGCTTCCCGTTTCCCCCCAGAGGAACACGATGCCTGGGCGAAGGCGAAACGTGTGGCAACCCGGGTCATTGAGGGGCGTCATGACGATATTACCTATGGGGCTACGCACTTTCATAGCCGCGCAGTGCGGCCTGTATGGCGTAATTCATTAAAGAAAACAGCAACCATTGGGCAGCATGTATTTTACGTGCAACGTTAA
- a CDS encoding response regulator transcription factor has translation MNNQVIIVDDHPVVRMTVRILLEGEGYKVVGETENGADAIELIREFQPGTVVLDIGLPKVDGLTVISRLAALHLQIKIIVLTAQISNHIAIRCMEAGAHGFVSKQEDLCELVSAIRAVGSGQNYFPEKAFCLTRREAGTDHEDERLRTLSVRELGVLQYLTQGLSNKQIAERMLLSGKTISTYKTRILTKLNANTVLDLYDLAKRNGLTEP, from the coding sequence ATGAACAATCAGGTAATTATTGTCGATGATCACCCAGTGGTGCGCATGACTGTCCGCATCCTGTTGGAGGGTGAAGGCTACAAGGTTGTTGGGGAGACAGAAAATGGGGCGGATGCGATTGAACTCATCCGCGAGTTTCAACCTGGGACAGTGGTACTCGACATAGGGTTGCCAAAAGTCGATGGATTGACGGTTATCAGTCGCTTGGCCGCGCTACATCTCCAGATAAAGATCATCGTACTGACCGCTCAGATATCGAACCACATCGCGATACGCTGCATGGAAGCGGGTGCCCACGGCTTCGTCAGCAAGCAAGAGGATTTGTGTGAGCTGGTCAGTGCCATTCGGGCGGTGGGGAGTGGGCAGAATTACTTTCCGGAAAAGGCGTTTTGCCTCACGCGTCGCGAAGCCGGTACCGATCACGAAGATGAAAGGTTAAGAACACTTTCTGTACGGGAACTCGGGGTTTTACAGTATTTGACTCAGGGGCTGAGCAACAAGCAAATAGCCGAACGCATGTTGTTGAGCGGCAAAACCATAAGTACCTATAAAACCCGCATCCTGACCAAGCTCAATGCAAACACCGTACTTGACCTCTACGACCTGGCAAAACGCAATGGCCTGACAGAGCCGTGA
- a CDS encoding response regulator transcription factor, whose protein sequence is MKWSVVSPLRIVLLDDHALIREGLKIRLSSESDFKVAGVFSGSPELLEALRSETADLLILDYQLSDGELDGLRLIQLLRSHYPDLRILIFSSVERPATVNMAIRAGANGFFGKSQPTEDLMFAIRTVALDRLYLSPSMAAELDSTPKAPAAVSLEEGEGTAQSSDPLVNYPALSPKEREVLRCCLGGMSVSQIAAKFLRSRKTISGQKQAALRKLNVRTDTELFKLHQELKDV, encoded by the coding sequence ATGAAGTGGTCGGTTGTTTCACCTCTGCGAATTGTCCTGCTCGATGATCACGCGTTGATTCGAGAAGGTTTGAAAATCCGCCTTTCCTCTGAGTCAGACTTCAAGGTTGCAGGGGTTTTTTCGGGAAGCCCCGAATTGCTCGAAGCGCTACGCAGCGAAACGGCCGATCTGCTGATACTGGATTACCAGTTATCGGACGGCGAACTGGATGGCCTGCGCTTGATCCAGCTGTTGCGTAGTCATTATCCGGATTTACGGATCCTGATTTTTTCTTCAGTGGAGCGACCTGCCACCGTCAATATGGCAATTCGTGCCGGAGCCAATGGTTTTTTTGGTAAGTCCCAGCCGACTGAAGACTTGATGTTTGCAATTCGCACAGTGGCGCTGGATCGGCTGTATCTTTCGCCGTCCATGGCGGCCGAGCTGGACTCGACCCCCAAGGCTCCCGCGGCAGTATCACTTGAAGAGGGAGAGGGGACTGCGCAGAGCAGTGATCCACTGGTCAATTATCCAGCGTTGTCACCCAAGGAGCGCGAAGTCTTGCGTTGTTGCCTGGGAGGGATGTCTGTCTCTCAAATCGCCGCCAAGTTTCTGCGTAGTCGCAAGACCATCAGCGGGCAGAAGCAGGCCGCACTGCGCAAGCTGAATGTGCGCACAGACACCGAGCTGTTCAAGCTGCACCAGGAACTTAAAGACGTTTGA